In the genome of Notamacropus eugenii isolate mMacEug1 chromosome 5, mMacEug1.pri_v2, whole genome shotgun sequence, one region contains:
- the HES3 gene encoding transcription factor HES-3 — protein sequence MEKKRRARINVSLEQLKTLLEKHYSHQIRKRKLEKADILELSVKYMKSLQNSVQGIPPVFTSAEYQAGFRSCLHGVSQFLRRSETSYSVPCHLLQEVSRVGLQAGALGFSTTDSATPISNPEAQSPGFSRGPGTMEPWGSSPTATALRPSRQRLLLPIASTTASPVPPESPQPELQRNSASGEGGRGPNVWRPW from the exons atggaaaaaaagagacgAGCGAGGATCAACGTATCCCTAGAGCAGCTGAAAACTCTGCTGGAGAAACACTATTCTCATCAG ATCCGAAAGCGCAAACTAGAGAAAGCAGATATTCTGGAACTGAGCGTCAAATACATGAAAAGCTTGCAGAACTCTGTTCAAG GTATTCCCCCAGTGTTCACCAGTGCCGAGTACCAGGCGGGTTTTCGGAGCTGCCTCCACGGGGTGAGTCAATTTTTGCGGCGCTCAGAGACAAGCTACAGCGTGCCCTGCCACCTGCTGCAGGAAGTCTCTCGTGTTGGCCTACAGGCGGGCGCCCTGGGCTTCAGTACCACGGACAGCGCCACTCCTATTTCTAACCCGGAAGCTCAGTCTCCAGGCTTCTCCAGAGGCCCCGGGACTATGGAGCCTTGGGGTTCCTCACCCACTGCCACCGCTCTGCGCCCGTCCAGACAGAGGCTTCTTCTTCCTATCGCCTCCACCACAGCCAGCCCAGTTCCTCCAGAGAGTCCCCAACCCGAACTCCAGCGGAACAGCGCCTCCGGGGAGGGTGGCAGAGGGCCGAACGTGTGGCGTCCCTGGTAA